From the Kitasatospora atroaurantiaca genome, the window CGCCCCCGAGCACGGACACCCCGCCCGGATGATCGTCACCGTCGGCGCCTGGGACGTCCCCGCCGCCTGGTGGGACCAGCTGGAACCCGGCGCCCGCCTCGTCGTCCCGCTCAGCTGGCGCGGCCAGGCCCGCTGCCTCGGCCTCGACCGCCAGGGCGACCGGATGGTGTCCGACGTGGTCGAGCTGTGCGGCTTCGTCCCCATGCTCGGCCAGGACGGCGAACGCACCGCCACCATCGACACCGACGGCCTGGTCGCGCTGCACTTCGACGCCGACCAGCCGATCGACCCCGCCGTCCTGCGAGGCGTCCTCGACCAGCCGAAGACCGCCGTCGCCTCCGGGGTCACGGTCCCAGGCGACGAGTCCTTCGACGGGGTCTGGCTGCGGCTGAGCGCCACCGACCCGGCCACCTGCCGCATCGCCGCCGACCGGGCCGCCGCCGACAGCGGCATGTGCAAGCCCGCCATCCCCGGCCGCAGCCCCGCCCTGGCCGAGGGTGACTCCCTCGCCTACCTCACCCTGACCCGCCGTGAGATCGAAGGCTCCGTCCGCTTCGAGCTCGGCGCGACCGGCCACGGCCCGGCCGGCCAGCACCTCGCCTTCCGCCTGTGCGAGCAGATCCGCCACTGGGACCGGGCGCG encodes:
- the fxlM gene encoding methyltransferase, FxLD system, giving the protein MSTATPASPNTLRDQMVDSIAATHPLTAEVEDALRAVPRHEFVPDATAEQAYADQSVTIKPNPAGGLPLSCASVPSLVADMLVWLRPEKGDTVVEIGAGTGYNAALLAHLVGPTGRVVTLDIDEDVTAHARKALEATGNTAITVLTRDGALGAPEHGHPARMIVTVGAWDVPAAWWDQLEPGARLVVPLSWRGQARCLGLDRQGDRMVSDVVELCGFVPMLGQDGERTATIDTDGLVALHFDADQPIDPAVLRGVLDQPKTAVASGVTVPGDESFDGVWLRLSATDPATCRIAADRAAADSGMCKPAIPGRSPALAEGDSLAYLTLTRREIEGSVRFELGATGHGPAGQHLAFRLCEQIRHWDRARDVRPTITLHPAGTPDDKIGGGYVIDKPGARMIITY